One part of the Synergistaceae bacterium DZ-S4 genome encodes these proteins:
- a CDS encoding ATP-binding protein gives MYISRTIEDTVRNVSSTYPVLLITGPRQVGKTTLLRHLAEKERKYVSLDDPKNRHLAVSDPALFFQRFTPPLIIDEIQYAPELLPYIKMYADEHKVNGDFWLTGSQMFHMMQNISESLAGRAGILNLFGLSNSELNNNHFGCFTTDPGELLKRLPAAKKMDIMETFNMIFRGSFPRLYENQQVRRDTYYESYIRTYLERDIRDLTQVADEGAFYKFLCVAAARTATTVNYNAMASECGITAPTAKQWLSLLVTSGLVVLIEPYFNNLLKRVVKSPRMYFMDTGLCTYLTKWNDVEALEAGAMSGEFFETWVVSEIYKSFINNGKRPPLYYYRDSNNKEIDLILYENNTLFPIEIKKSAFPSKATKNFNALDPVTKEEEVSGERRIRTNIGTGAVVCLCSDLLPVNKKNWYVPAWLI, from the coding sequence ATGTACATTTCAAGAACGATCGAAGATACGGTCCGCAACGTCAGCAGTACATATCCTGTCCTTTTGATCACAGGCCCCCGCCAGGTCGGGAAAACTACACTTCTTCGCCACCTGGCCGAAAAAGAGAGGAAATATGTCAGTCTCGATGACCCGAAAAACAGGCACCTCGCAGTAAGTGACCCGGCTCTTTTTTTTCAGCGCTTCACGCCTCCTCTTATCATTGACGAAATACAGTATGCACCGGAGCTTTTGCCATACATTAAAATGTACGCTGATGAGCATAAAGTAAACGGTGATTTCTGGCTTACCGGCTCACAGATGTTCCACATGATGCAGAACATAAGCGAGAGCCTTGCAGGCAGGGCAGGCATCCTCAATCTCTTCGGCCTTTCAAACAGCGAGTTGAACAACAATCACTTTGGCTGCTTCACGACAGATCCCGGGGAACTTCTTAAAAGGCTTCCGGCTGCAAAAAAAATGGATATTATGGAAACATTCAACATGATATTCCGGGGATCCTTCCCCCGCCTATATGAGAATCAACAAGTCAGGCGGGATACGTATTACGAATCCTATATCCGTACATATCTTGAACGGGACATAAGAGACCTTACCCAGGTCGCAGATGAAGGGGCTTTTTATAAGTTTCTCTGTGTAGCCGCTGCCAGGACCGCGACAACAGTTAACTACAATGCCATGGCATCAGAGTGCGGCATAACTGCACCTACAGCAAAACAATGGCTTTCCCTGCTTGTAACTTCCGGGCTGGTAGTTCTTATAGAGCCATATTTCAACAATTTGCTGAAGCGCGTAGTCAAATCTCCCCGTATGTATTTTATGGATACAGGGCTGTGCACATACCTCACGAAATGGAACGATGTCGAGGCTCTTGAAGCAGGAGCGATGAGCGGGGAGTTCTTTGAGACCTGGGTCGTCTCAGAGATATATAAAAGTTTCATCAATAATGGCAAAAGGCCACCCCTTTATTACTACAGAGACAGTAATAATAAAGAGATAGATCTGATACTTTATGAAAACAATACGCTCTTCCCTATCGAGATCAAAAAGAGCGCATTTCCGTCTAAGGCAACGAAAAACTTCAACGCACTGGATCCTGTAACGAAAGAGGAAGAAGTCAGCGGAGAAAGGCGCATAAGGACGAACATAGGCACAGGCGCAGTTGTATGTCTTTGCTCAGATCTTTTGCCTGTCAACAAAAAAAACTGGTACGTACCAGCCTGGCTGATCTGA
- a CDS encoding plasmid pRiA4b ORF-3 family protein, giving the protein MSAHEIKIELKDSEPLIWRRVVIPTEMTFEKLHIAIQLAMGWQDYHLYSFEIPDLNHKIVCDEEGYCDLQVWCKENQGQIERGETDGYIKKIAKMKVKKSWNTEIDPYLKKVKTFQYTYDFGDSWEHSITFESIYEDWKVSHPIVVEGKGACPPEDVGGIGGYERFLSALKDTHDPDHRMMKEWGEGQLYRPFSRKATNYAMIYAFKLIHQADL; this is encoded by the coding sequence ATGAGCGCACACGAAATCAAAATAGAACTTAAAGATTCCGAACCTCTTATCTGGAGAAGAGTTGTGATCCCGACAGAAATGACTTTTGAAAAACTGCACATCGCAATACAACTTGCAATGGGTTGGCAGGATTATCATCTTTATTCATTCGAAATACCGGATCTCAATCATAAGATAGTCTGCGATGAAGAAGGTTATTGCGACTTGCAGGTTTGGTGTAAAGAAAATCAAGGACAGATCGAACGGGGAGAGACCGACGGATATATAAAAAAAATTGCAAAAATGAAAGTAAAGAAGTCATGGAACACAGAAATCGATCCGTATTTAAAGAAGGTCAAAACATTCCAATATACCTATGATTTCGGTGATTCGTGGGAGCACAGTATTACTTTTGAGTCAATTTATGAAGATTGGAAAGTAAGCCATCCTATAGTAGTAGAAGGTAAAGGGGCGTGCCCCCCTGAAGATGTCGGCGGGATAGGGGGATATGAAAGATTTCTCAGCGCATTGAAAGATACTCATGACCCTGACCACAGAATGATGAAGGAATGGGGAGAAGGCCAGCTTTACCGGCCCTTTAGCCGTAAAGCGACAAATTACGCTATGATCTATGCTTTTAAACTTATTCATCAGGCGGACCTTTAA
- the recQ gene encoding DNA helicase RecQ: MLKNIFGYASFRRGQEEIIDNILKGNDALAIMPTGAGKSLCYQIPAISSKGVSIIISPLISLMKDQVDALRQSGVQAASINSSMTWDEVVSIFRLVSSGRIKLLYIAPERLDNNGFIEFLHSLDIALIVVDEAHCVSQWGHDFRPSYLNIAPAIASLRQRPVVAAFTATATPEVRDDIINQLELRSPFSVVTGFDRENLFFQVEHPADKTKYLLDYIKKFPNVSGIVYCSTRKEVESVRDKICRSGISAVRYHAGLDSDERLQSQEAFIYDKVGIIVATNAFGMGIDKSNVRYVIHYNMPATMDAYYQEAGRAGRDGLPADCILLFGEKDIMTARYFISQSEDNGTKKSAYLKLRGMVDYCHTTGCLRSWILNYFGEGDVPETCGSCGSCTSQTDLVDITTEAKKIISSVYRMAEQTGGRKFGSSLLTDVLRGSQKAQIRSLGFDKISTWGLMKGYKAEAIRGMINFLTAEGFLQTEDVEFPVLSFTERTTQFLKSETKLMMRKQEERAEKPLSVSKRKQTWAANEELFDLLRSLRKELAAAEGVPPYVVFSDRTLSAMCETMPMDRDNFLEVPGVGSVKLEKYGEAFIKAVKEWKSSPR, from the coding sequence ATGCTTAAAAATATTTTCGGCTATGCTTCCTTCCGCCGCGGGCAGGAGGAGATCATTGACAACATCCTTAAGGGCAATGACGCACTGGCGATAATGCCGACAGGGGCAGGAAAGTCTCTCTGTTACCAGATCCCTGCCATTTCGAGCAAAGGAGTTTCCATAATCATATCTCCGCTTATCTCCCTTATGAAGGATCAGGTAGACGCCCTTCGCCAGAGTGGGGTGCAGGCCGCTTCGATAAACAGTTCTATGACATGGGACGAAGTGGTCTCCATATTCCGCCTTGTGAGCAGCGGCAGGATAAAGCTGCTTTATATAGCTCCGGAACGTCTTGATAATAACGGCTTCATAGAATTTCTCCATTCACTGGATATTGCCCTGATAGTAGTTGACGAAGCACACTGTGTCTCCCAATGGGGACATGACTTCCGCCCGTCCTATCTCAACATAGCACCGGCTATAGCCTCGCTGCGGCAGCGCCCCGTTGTTGCTGCGTTTACTGCGACTGCAACTCCGGAGGTTCGGGATGACATTATCAACCAGCTTGAGCTTAGATCTCCTTTTTCTGTTGTGACGGGGTTTGACCGTGAGAATCTCTTTTTTCAGGTAGAACATCCGGCCGATAAGACAAAATATCTGCTTGACTACATTAAAAAATTTCCTAATGTCTCGGGCATAGTCTACTGTTCCACGCGGAAGGAAGTTGAGTCGGTACGCGACAAGATCTGCCGAAGCGGCATAAGTGCAGTGCGTTATCATGCGGGCCTCGACAGCGATGAACGGCTCCAGAGCCAGGAAGCTTTTATATATGACAAGGTGGGGATCATAGTTGCTACAAATGCTTTCGGGATGGGTATCGACAAATCGAATGTACGCTATGTTATCCACTACAACATGCCTGCAACTATGGATGCATATTATCAGGAGGCCGGACGTGCAGGACGTGACGGACTGCCCGCGGATTGTATTCTGCTCTTCGGAGAAAAGGACATAATGACCGCGCGGTACTTCATATCGCAGAGTGAAGACAACGGGACAAAAAAATCAGCGTACCTTAAGCTCCGAGGTATGGTCGACTATTGCCATACGACAGGATGTTTAAGATCATGGATATTGAATTACTTCGGTGAAGGCGACGTGCCGGAGACCTGCGGTTCCTGCGGCAGCTGCACATCACAGACAGATCTTGTCGACATCACTACGGAGGCAAAGAAGATAATATCCTCTGTCTATCGTATGGCCGAACAGACAGGCGGACGAAAGTTTGGAAGCAGTCTTCTGACAGATGTGCTGCGCGGTTCGCAGAAGGCTCAGATAAGGTCACTTGGCTTTGACAAGATCTCAACTTGGGGGCTCATGAAAGGATACAAAGCCGAAGCCATACGGGGGATGATAAATTTTCTGACCGCGGAAGGATTTCTGCAGACTGAAGACGTAGAATTTCCCGTACTCTCTTTTACGGAGAGAACGACGCAGTTTCTGAAAAGCGAGACAAAACTCATGATGCGAAAACAGGAAGAAAGAGCCGAAAAGCCCCTATCTGTATCGAAGCGCAAACAAACATGGGCTGCAAATGAAGAGCTCTTTGATTTGCTCCGTTCACTGAGAAAGGAGCTGGCTGCAGCAGAAGGTGTGCCTCCCTATGTTGTCTTCTCCGACAGGACACTTTCCGCCATGTGTGAAACGATGCCGATGGACAGGGATAACTTTCTTGAAGTCCCGGGAGTGGGCAGTGTCAAACTGGAGAAGTATGGCGAAGCCTTTATTAAAGCTGTCAAAGAGTGGAAATCAAGCCCCAGATAA